The Bacteroides sp. genomic interval CCCAGCCTGTTTTTCAGGTCCACCATTTTGATGGCAGTGACGGCGGCTTCGTCCCCTTTGTTGCCGTGTTTTCCACCCGCCCGTTCCTTGGCCTGCTGGAGGTTGTCGGTGGTAAGCACGCCAAAGATGACTGGAAAGCCCGAGTCGAGCTGCAGGTTCATGAGGCCTTGGCTTACGGCCTGGCAAATGAACTCGAAATGACGGGTCTCGCCCTGGATGACACAGCCAAGGCAGATGACGGCATCGATATCGAGCTGGTCGATAACGTAAGCTGCGCCCTGGGGCAGTTCAAAGCTCCCCGGAACGTAATGAATGTAGAGGTTCTCCTGAGAGAGGCCGTGTTTTTTTAGCGTCTCGACGGCCCCGCTGAGCAGGGCACCCGTGATGTCAGGGTTCCACTCAGAAACAACGATGCCCATCCGCATCTGTTTTGCGGAGGGCACCTTCGTGGGATCGTAAATTGAAAGATTCTGTTTTTTTTCGCTCATTCAGAGGGTTTATTTCTGTGCACTGGTACGGCCGATGTATCTTTCGATGTTACGTCCTTCGGCCGAGTTCTGGTATTCCTTGCGGATGCGTTCATAAAGGGCAAGGGCTTCGGCGGGCTGTCCCATTTCTTCGAAAAGAAGGCCGGCTTTGAAAAGGAAAACAGGGGTAGTGAAGTCATTGGGCTTGTAACGATAAGCCTTACGATAGTAACGTAAAGCGCTGGCCTGGTCCCCGTTCTCAAGGTAGGCATCGCCAATGGCGCCCAGTGCCATAGCCCCTACGATCTGGTCGCGTCCGCGGAATTTCTTCAGGTGTTTGATGGCATCATCATAGTTGCCCAGCTTGAGGTTGCTGATCCCGGCATAGTAATGAGCCAGGTTGGCTGACTTGGTAAAGCGGTATGAAGAAATAATGTCGGCGAAGCCAGGGTATTCGGCATTGCCAACGAGGGCCAGCTGGAGGCTGTCCTGTTCAAACCAGGTCTCGGCCATAAACATCTCGGCACGTGCGTCTTTTTCGCGGGGAGCGAGGAAAAAACGGGTGTATCCGATGTAAGCGGCAATGAGCAGCACGATGATGGCTACGGTCCACATAATGCCATTCTGGTTACGCTCAATGAATTGCTCGGAGCGGCTCAGCGCTTCCTCAACCGCTAAAATATTCTTGTCGTCTTCGGTATGCTTTTTGCTTTTTGACATATTTTCTTTATTTAGGCTGCAAAATTAATTTATTTTTGCGTGTTTCAAATGTTTTTGCGGTTTTTTTTGGAATGCCTTGTCAGGGAAAGTATTCATTTTCGGAAGCCTATTTTAGAAGCATAAAACCAATAAATTACCCTGCATGAGCGTTTCACGATAAAGCCGATAGTAAAAT includes:
- the ribH gene encoding 6,7-dimethyl-8-ribityllumazine synthase, whose translation is MSEKKQNLSIYDPTKVPSAKQMRMGIVVSEWNPDITGALLSGAVETLKKHGLSQENLYIHYVPGSFELPQGAAYVIDQLDIDAVICLGCVIQGETRHFEFICQAVSQGLMNLQLDSGFPVIFGVLTTDNLQQAKERAGGKHGNKGDEAAVTAIKMVDLKNRLG
- a CDS encoding tetratricopeptide repeat protein; translation: MSKSKKHTEDDKNILAVEEALSRSEQFIERNQNGIMWTVAIIVLLIAAYIGYTRFFLAPREKDARAEMFMAETWFEQDSLQLALVGNAEYPGFADIISSYRFTKSANLAHYYAGISNLKLGNYDDAIKHLKKFRGRDQIVGAMALGAIGDAYLENGDQASALRYYRKAYRYKPNDFTTPVFLFKAGLLFEEMGQPAEALALYERIRKEYQNSAEGRNIERYIGRTSAQK